The following are from one region of the Bacteroides sp. genome:
- a CDS encoding LytTR family DNA-binding domain-containing protein — protein sequence MKILIIEDEQHTANDLASTIKKVEVGAEIVGILKSVKESVAWFEQNRIKLDLIFSDIQLGDGLSFEIFKQVDIHTPVVFCTAYDEYALNAFKVNSIHYMLKPFNSKTVVEALSKFRDLRSTMSPDVPSYQAILDLLNERKRTTSVLVYQGDRIVPVKLDDIALSFIRDEMTHIITFDQKEYRLNKSLEEMEKLSSGEFFRANRQFLVNRRVIKDSSQYFSRKLVVNLNIPFDEKITISKTKVMEYLNWLAES from the coding sequence ATGAAGATATTAATTATTGAAGATGAGCAGCATACGGCCAATGATCTGGCTTCTACCATTAAAAAGGTGGAAGTGGGGGCAGAGATCGTGGGTATCCTGAAGTCAGTGAAAGAGTCGGTGGCCTGGTTTGAACAAAACAGGATAAAACTGGACTTGATCTTTTCTGACATCCAGCTTGGCGACGGGCTTAGCTTTGAGATCTTTAAGCAGGTCGACATCCATACGCCGGTGGTGTTTTGCACGGCTTACGATGAATATGCCCTGAATGCTTTTAAAGTTAACAGCATTCACTATATGTTAAAGCCCTTTAACAGCAAAACAGTGGTAGAAGCACTGAGCAAGTTTAGGGATCTGCGGAGCACCATGAGCCCCGATGTGCCCTCTTACCAAGCCATCCTCGACTTGCTGAACGAGCGAAAGCGGACCACTTCGGTGTTGGTATACCAGGGCGACAGGATCGTGCCGGTGAAACTTGATGACATTGCCCTGAGTTTTATCCGTGATGAGATGACCCATATCATCACCTTCGACCAGAAGGAATACCGCCTGAACAAAAGCCTGGAGGAGATGGAGAAACTGTCGTCGGGCGAATTTTTTAGGGCTAACAGGCAGTTTCTGGTGAATCGTCGGGTCATTAAGGACTCCTCGCAATATTTTTCACGCAAACTGGTGGTAAACCTGAACATCCCCTTTGATGAAAAGATAACCATCAGTAAGACTAAGGTAATGGAGTATTTAAACTGGCTGGCGGAAAGTTAA
- a CDS encoding TolC family protein — protein MTKHFFKSFFTLVFVLGAIHWQCLAQEPMTLSLEQAREYALDYNKNMANAELGTQEAQARLKETIANGLPQINATVDYSNFFGSTATLGGMGGLTIEFNPTSNLSVSVGQLVFSGSYIVGIQMAKLYQEVAEASYEKTELDILQQVSQAYYLALISERSRELVEANLMNMRSILEKTRTMVFAGVAEELDYDQLAVQVSMLGNSLRSAERQQELAYNMLRLQMGLSAEAEIILTDKLENLAVGSDFSAQIAKPFSLRDNVDFKLLELQTGMAEKQVNMERSAYLPTLTGFYNYTEKLMKPEFDITPKHVIGLNLDIPIFSSGVRKAKVDQARINHEIALNQQELVVEQLLIQEKQLRYNLNTAMEQYESEVANLEVARRVNKNINNKYEQGLVSSLDLITANGNYLQAEGSYINAVMQLLEASLALNKLLNGF, from the coding sequence ATGACCAAGCATTTTTTTAAATCGTTTTTTACTCTTGTGTTTGTCCTTGGAGCCATTCATTGGCAGTGTCTCGCGCAGGAGCCCATGACCTTAAGTCTTGAGCAGGCCAGGGAATATGCCCTGGATTACAACAAGAACATGGCAAATGCCGAACTGGGTACCCAGGAAGCCCAAGCCAGGTTGAAAGAAACCATTGCCAACGGATTGCCCCAGATCAACGCCACTGTAGACTACTCGAACTTCTTTGGTTCGACTGCCACTTTGGGGGGGATGGGCGGTTTAACCATTGAGTTTAATCCCACAAGCAACTTGAGCGTTTCTGTTGGCCAGCTTGTTTTCAGCGGAAGTTATATCGTGGGCATACAGATGGCCAAGCTATACCAGGAAGTGGCCGAAGCAAGCTATGAGAAAACGGAGCTTGACATCCTTCAGCAAGTTTCACAGGCCTATTACCTGGCGTTGATATCAGAAAGGTCGAGGGAACTGGTGGAAGCCAACCTAATGAATATGCGCAGCATCCTTGAAAAGACCCGTACGATGGTCTTTGCCGGGGTGGCCGAAGAACTGGATTATGACCAGCTGGCGGTGCAGGTTTCGATGCTCGGCAACTCGCTGAGGTCGGCCGAGCGTCAGCAGGAGCTTGCCTATAATATGCTCAGGCTGCAGATGGGCCTTTCTGCAGAAGCAGAGATTATCTTGACGGATAAGCTGGAGAACCTTGCCGTGGGCAGTGACTTCTCGGCCCAGATTGCCAAGCCCTTTAGCTTGCGTGATAATGTCGATTTCAAGCTTCTGGAACTTCAAACGGGGATGGCTGAAAAGCAGGTCAACATGGAAAGGTCAGCCTATCTGCCGACACTTACTGGCTTCTATAATTATACCGAGAAACTGATGAAGCCTGAATTTGACATCACCCCTAAACACGTGATCGGGCTTAATCTGGATATCCCCATTTTTTCGAGCGGGGTGAGAAAAGCCAAGGTAGACCAGGCTCGGATTAATCATGAGATTGCACTCAATCAACAGGAACTTGTGGTGGAACAATTGCTGATTCAAGAGAAACAGTTGCGCTACAATCTAAATACCGCTATGGAGCAATACGAGAGCGAAGTGGCCAACCTAGAGGTCGCCCGACGGGTGAACAAGAATATCAATAACAAGTATGAGCAAGGCCTGGTTTCGAGCCTTGACCTGATCACCGCCAACGGCAATTATCTGCAGGCGGAAGGCAGCTACATCAATGCGGTGATGCAACTGCTTGAGGCCAGCCTGGCACTCAACAAACTATTGAACGGTTTTTAA
- a CDS encoding efflux RND transporter periplasmic adaptor subunit encodes MKIKSIFKLSLIALLPGIMLGSCTSKKQDAAAQEDDSATRVEAVRVQELAYREISRTATYTAHLQAFKEVHLASASPGRIERITVEAGQRFSQGQVLVEMDKTQLKQAEIQLASLEVEFQRLDTLRKAGSISQQQFDQVKTQYDMAKSNVEFLMENTRLVAPFSGAVSGKYYENGEMFSGAPNTQAGKAAILSLVQTSRLKAIVNVAERYYPQIKRGLEVKITTDVFPGEVFLGTVSMIYPTIDPATRSFKVELTVPNAQEKLRPGMFARATLELDQVKVFLVPALAILKLQGSNERYIFLEESGKAKRVAVELGDRFDDMVELITDEIKPGDRVIVAGQARLVDGAAVSVEQ; translated from the coding sequence ATGAAAATCAAAAGCATTTTTAAGCTCAGCCTAATAGCTTTGTTGCCCGGCATTATGCTCGGAAGTTGCACTTCCAAAAAACAGGATGCAGCCGCCCAGGAGGACGATTCGGCAACCCGTGTTGAAGCAGTCAGGGTGCAAGAACTTGCGTACCGTGAAATTTCACGTACAGCAACTTATACTGCACATTTGCAAGCCTTCAAAGAAGTGCACCTGGCCTCGGCTTCTCCGGGCCGTATTGAACGGATTACCGTGGAAGCAGGCCAGCGTTTTTCGCAGGGACAGGTACTGGTAGAAATGGATAAGACTCAACTAAAGCAGGCTGAGATACAGCTGGCAAGCCTTGAAGTGGAATTCCAAAGGCTGGATACCCTGCGCAAGGCGGGGAGTATCTCGCAGCAGCAGTTTGACCAGGTGAAGACTCAATACGATATGGCCAAGTCAAACGTTGAGTTCCTCATGGAGAATACCCGTTTGGTGGCCCCTTTTTCAGGTGCCGTATCAGGCAAATACTATGAGAACGGTGAAATGTTTTCGGGCGCCCCCAATACACAGGCTGGCAAAGCCGCCATCCTTTCGCTGGTGCAGACCAGCAGGCTCAAAGCCATTGTGAATGTTGCCGAGCGTTATTACCCACAAATTAAACGGGGATTGGAAGTAAAAATCACGACCGACGTTTTCCCGGGCGAAGTGTTTTTGGGAACCGTATCGATGATTTACCCCACGATTGATCCTGCCACGCGTTCTTTTAAAGTGGAACTGACCGTCCCCAATGCCCAGGAAAAACTCCGGCCGGGGATGTTTGCCAGGGCTACCCTTGAACTTGACCAGGTAAAGGTCTTCCTGGTGCCTGCGCTGGCAATCCTAAAGCTCCAGGGCTCGAATGAGCGTTACATTTTCCTGGAAGAAAGCGGTAAGGCCAAACGGGTTGCCGTTGAACTGGGCGACCGCTTTGACGATATGGTTGAACTTATCACCGACGAGATTAAACCAGGCGACCGTGTCATTGTGGCTGGTCAGGCCAGGCTGGTTGACGGGGCTGCAGTAAGTGTTGAGCAATAA